The Cellulomonas fulva genome includes a window with the following:
- a CDS encoding DUF3027 domain-containing protein, whose translation MAAATKTKDAVLGSAVDLAREVAIEIALDPSDVGEHLGVVVEGERLVSHRFACLAKGYRGWEWTVTVARVPRGRTATVCEAELLPGDDAILGNAWLPWSERLQPGDIGPGDVLPFRADDPRLEPGWTPSGDPELDEVAIDELALARVRVLSPQGIDEAAERWYRGSRGPTSAGALASAAACQTCGFLVPLQGPLGNLFGVCVNEWSPDDGRVVSYDHGCGAHSETDVEPAASDWPAPDPLIDETRVELVDVPAAAQPAPEPAPEPEPVVEDVVEATETSPDPER comes from the coding sequence ATGGCCGCCGCCACCAAGACGAAGGACGCCGTGCTCGGCTCGGCCGTCGACCTCGCGCGCGAGGTCGCGATCGAGATCGCCCTCGACCCGTCGGACGTGGGCGAGCACCTGGGCGTCGTCGTCGAGGGCGAGCGGCTGGTCTCGCACCGGTTCGCGTGCCTGGCGAAGGGCTACCGCGGCTGGGAGTGGACCGTCACGGTCGCCCGCGTGCCGCGCGGCCGGACCGCGACGGTCTGCGAGGCGGAGCTGCTCCCGGGCGACGACGCGATCCTGGGCAACGCGTGGCTCCCGTGGTCCGAGCGCCTGCAGCCGGGCGACATCGGCCCCGGCGACGTCCTGCCGTTCCGGGCCGACGACCCGCGCCTCGAGCCGGGCTGGACGCCGTCGGGGGACCCCGAGCTCGACGAGGTCGCCATCGACGAGCTCGCCCTGGCCCGCGTCCGTGTGCTCTCGCCGCAGGGGATCGACGAGGCCGCGGAGCGCTGGTACCGCGGTTCGCGCGGCCCGACGAGCGCCGGGGCGCTGGCCTCCGCGGCGGCGTGCCAGACCTGCGGCTTCCTGGTCCCGCTGCAGGGTCCGCTGGGCAACCTCTTCGGTGTGTGCGTCAACGAGTGGTCGCCCGACGACGGTCGCGTCGTCTCCTACGACCACGGCTGCGGCGCGCACTCGGAGACCGACGTCGAGCCCGCCGCGAGCGACTGGCCAGCACCGGACCCGCTGATCGACGAGACGCGGGTCGAGCTCGTCGACGTGCCCGCCGCGGCGCAGCCCGCGCCCGAGCCCGCGCCCGAGCCCGAGCCCGTGGTCGAGGACGTCGTCGAGGCGACGGAGACGTCGCCCGACCCGGAGCGGTGA
- a CDS encoding cold-shock protein → MPTGKVKWFDTERGFGFIAGDDGGEVFLHASALPAGVTAPKPGTKVDFGVADGKRGPQALSVKLLDPLPSVAKAQRRKPDEMVVVVEDLIKVLDRVSGDLRRGRYPEPARGKAYAQALRAVADELEG, encoded by the coding sequence GTGCCTACCGGCAAGGTCAAGTGGTTCGACACCGAGCGCGGGTTCGGGTTCATCGCCGGCGACGACGGCGGCGAGGTCTTCCTGCACGCCTCGGCGCTGCCCGCGGGCGTCACCGCCCCCAAGCCAGGGACCAAGGTCGACTTCGGCGTCGCGGACGGCAAGCGCGGCCCGCAGGCGCTGTCCGTCAAGCTGCTGGACCCGCTGCCCTCGGTCGCCAAGGCCCAGCGCCGCAAGCCGGACGAGATGGTGGTCGTCGTCGAGGACCTGATCAAGGTCCTGGACCGCGTGAGCGGGGACCTGCGCCGCGGGCGCTACCCCGAGCCCGCGCGCGGCAAGGCCTACGCCCAGGCGCTGCGCGCCGTCGCCGACGAGCTCGAGGGCTGA
- a CDS encoding M20 metallopeptidase family protein, with protein sequence MVQVKALHDEARAMLPELVELRHALHRVPELGLELPRTQALVLEALAGLDLEISTGDGLSSVTAVLRGGKPGPAVLLRGDMDALPVTEQTGEPFTSEHDGLMHACGHDLHVAGLVGAARLLHAHRDELAGDVVLMFQPGEEGDGGAEIMIEQGVLAAAGERVVAAYGVHVSAGLLPHGVVAGRPGTLMAAPDSVVVTVHGAGGHGSAPHRALDPVPVAAEIVLALQAMVTRRFDVFDPVVVTVGSIHAGTANNIIPSTATLEITVRTFSQATWEAAPERLREVCEHVAAAHGLTAQVDYKRGYPVTVNDPHELERTARLTRELLGDERWVTMPAPLAGGEDFSYVLQEVPGAFVFVSALLPGEDPDTAPYNHSPQARFHDDALATSAALLASLVVDRLAEV encoded by the coding sequence ATGGTCCAGGTGAAGGCGTTGCACGACGAGGCGCGCGCGATGCTGCCCGAGCTGGTGGAGCTGCGGCACGCGCTGCACCGCGTCCCGGAGCTGGGGCTGGAGCTGCCGCGCACGCAGGCGCTGGTGCTCGAGGCGCTGGCGGGCCTGGACCTGGAGATCAGCACCGGCGACGGCCTGAGCTCGGTGACCGCGGTGCTCCGCGGTGGCAAGCCCGGACCCGCCGTGCTGCTGCGCGGCGACATGGACGCGCTGCCGGTGACCGAGCAGACGGGCGAGCCGTTCACGTCGGAGCACGACGGCCTCATGCACGCGTGCGGGCACGACCTGCACGTTGCCGGACTCGTCGGTGCCGCGCGGCTGCTGCACGCCCACCGCGACGAGCTCGCGGGCGACGTCGTGCTGATGTTCCAGCCGGGCGAGGAGGGCGACGGCGGCGCGGAGATCATGATCGAGCAGGGCGTGCTGGCAGCCGCGGGCGAGCGGGTGGTGGCCGCGTACGGCGTGCACGTCTCGGCCGGGCTCCTGCCGCACGGCGTGGTCGCGGGCCGGCCGGGCACGCTCATGGCCGCACCCGACTCGGTGGTCGTCACGGTGCACGGCGCGGGTGGCCACGGGTCGGCGCCGCACCGGGCTCTGGACCCGGTGCCGGTCGCGGCGGAGATCGTCCTCGCGCTGCAGGCGATGGTCACGCGTCGCTTCGACGTGTTCGACCCCGTCGTCGTGACCGTGGGCTCGATCCACGCGGGCACGGCGAACAACATCATCCCGTCCACCGCGACGCTCGAGATCACGGTCCGCACGTTCTCGCAGGCGACCTGGGAGGCCGCTCCGGAGCGGCTGCGCGAGGTGTGCGAGCACGTCGCCGCGGCCCACGGGCTGACGGCCCAGGTCGACTACAAGCGTGGCTACCCCGTCACGGTCAACGACCCGCACGAGCTCGAGCGGACCGCGCGCCTGACACGTGAGCTGCTGGGCGACGAGCGCTGGGTCACCATGCCGGCGCCGCTGGCGGGCGGCGAGGACTTCTCCTACGTGCTGCAGGAGGTCCCGGGCGCGTTCGTCTTCGTCAGCGCCCTCCTGCCGGGCGAGGACCCGGACACCGCGCCGTACAACCACTCGCCCCAGGCCCGGTTCCACGACGACGCGCTCGCGACGAGCGCAGCCCTCCTCGCCTCCCTCGTCGTCGACCGCCTCGCCGAGGTCTGA
- a CDS encoding helicase-associated domain-containing protein translates to MSSFTGFLRSSSDERLAALLARRPDLASPSPGNLTSLAVRATGRASLERALAGVDAVVLQVLEAVVVLGGATSEDVQRAIADGPDDEVRRAIEDALTLALLHTDDETGDSTGGIARDSNSDSTHDSVRDIAAADGSRRPGVLHAAPGLAELLGPHPAGLAVEVEALVDPVGGATADSVDGPARAVLDALLWGPPVGLAPAPGTPAGDAVAGLVARGLLVRGQGRHVLLPAAVALDLRGGRTHRGVAAAPDLADVPRRPAATTAAESASAGERFARLVGRLLRLWEQTAPGVLRAGGLAVRDLRRTAAALEVTEDEAALVVELAYAAGLVARDDEEPAAFAPTPDADAWTAQDLPDRWVELASAWLTTTRTPWLVGSRDERGSLIAALNPELTRPWAPRLRRAVLGVLARAEGVAPSVDQVVDALGWATPRAVPPRASVEAVLTEAARVGLLGAGALSEAGRALLVAGRDSGVDGVAAAFASGLAPEVEDLLVQGDLTGIVPGRPSAALEALIERTAVVESRGGALTVRFTPESVRGALDDGLTADEVLERLAGHARGGLPQPLEYLVRDAARRHGRLRAGAASSYLRADDPTLLAGLADDPRLAGLGLLQLAPTVLAAQAPTREVVEALREHGLAPVAETPDGQVLHLERTVRRARRRGSRRAHAPVTTRTTDTLALARRLRSSDDRPSPVTTEAPVPPPVRGTAEPADALALLREAAADRTAVWVELVGAAGQPERRLLRPLRVEGGRLRAADPVREAELTVVVHRIVSVSRAEDPTTEDL, encoded by the coding sequence ATGTCCTCGTTCACCGGGTTCCTGCGGTCGTCGTCCGACGAGCGCCTCGCCGCGCTGCTCGCGCGGCGGCCGGACCTGGCGTCGCCGTCCCCCGGGAACCTGACCTCGCTGGCCGTCCGCGCGACGGGACGCGCGAGCCTCGAGCGGGCCCTGGCCGGCGTCGACGCCGTGGTGCTGCAGGTGCTGGAGGCCGTCGTGGTCCTCGGTGGTGCGACGAGCGAGGACGTCCAGCGCGCGATCGCCGACGGCCCCGACGACGAGGTGCGGCGCGCGATCGAGGACGCCCTCACGCTCGCGCTCCTGCACACCGACGACGAGACCGGCGACAGCACCGGCGGCATCGCCCGCGACAGCAACAGCGACAGCACCCACGACAGCGTCCGCGACATCGCTGCCGCGGACGGGTCCAGGCGACCGGGCGTGCTGCACGCGGCGCCCGGGCTGGCGGAGCTGCTGGGGCCGCACCCCGCCGGGCTCGCGGTCGAGGTCGAGGCGTTGGTGGACCCCGTCGGGGGCGCGACCGCGGACAGCGTCGACGGCCCCGCCCGCGCGGTGCTCGACGCGCTGCTGTGGGGACCGCCGGTGGGACTCGCGCCGGCGCCCGGCACCCCCGCGGGGGACGCGGTCGCCGGGCTCGTCGCCCGCGGGCTGCTGGTGCGCGGCCAGGGGCGGCACGTGCTGCTGCCGGCCGCGGTCGCCCTGGACCTGCGCGGCGGTCGCACGCACCGCGGCGTGGCCGCGGCACCCGACCTCGCCGACGTCCCGCGGCGGCCCGCGGCCACCACCGCCGCAGAGTCCGCGAGCGCGGGCGAGCGGTTCGCGCGGCTCGTCGGACGCCTGCTGCGGCTGTGGGAGCAGACGGCGCCGGGCGTGCTGCGGGCCGGCGGGCTCGCGGTCCGGGACCTGCGGCGCACGGCGGCGGCGCTCGAGGTCACGGAGGACGAGGCGGCGCTCGTCGTCGAGCTCGCGTACGCGGCAGGGCTGGTCGCCCGCGACGACGAGGAGCCGGCGGCCTTCGCGCCGACCCCGGACGCGGACGCGTGGACCGCCCAGGACCTGCCCGACCGGTGGGTGGAGCTCGCCTCGGCCTGGCTGACGACGACGCGCACGCCCTGGCTCGTCGGGTCGCGCGACGAGCGCGGCTCGCTGATCGCCGCCCTCAACCCCGAGCTGACGCGGCCGTGGGCGCCGCGCCTGCGCCGCGCGGTGCTCGGCGTGCTGGCGCGCGCGGAGGGCGTGGCGCCGAGCGTGGACCAGGTGGTCGACGCGCTGGGCTGGGCCACGCCGCGCGCGGTGCCGCCACGCGCGAGCGTCGAGGCGGTGCTCACCGAGGCCGCGCGCGTGGGACTGCTCGGAGCGGGCGCGCTGAGCGAGGCCGGCCGCGCCCTGCTCGTGGCCGGCCGGGACAGCGGCGTCGACGGCGTCGCCGCGGCGTTCGCGAGCGGGCTCGCACCCGAGGTCGAGGACCTGCTGGTCCAAGGTGACCTCACCGGCATCGTCCCCGGCCGGCCGTCGGCCGCGCTCGAGGCGCTGATCGAGCGCACCGCCGTGGTCGAGTCGCGCGGTGGGGCGCTCACCGTCCGGTTCACGCCGGAGTCGGTCCGCGGTGCGCTGGACGACGGGCTCACGGCCGACGAGGTGCTCGAGCGGCTGGCCGGGCACGCGCGCGGCGGGCTGCCGCAGCCGCTCGAGTACCTGGTCCGCGACGCCGCCCGGCGGCACGGGCGCCTGCGCGCGGGCGCGGCCTCGTCGTACCTGCGGGCCGACGACCCCACCCTGCTGGCCGGGCTCGCGGACGACCCGCGCCTCGCCGGGCTCGGCCTGCTGCAGCTCGCACCGACCGTGCTGGCCGCGCAGGCGCCCACCCGCGAGGTGGTCGAGGCGCTGCGCGAGCACGGGCTCGCGCCCGTCGCGGAGACCCCGGACGGCCAGGTGCTCCACCTCGAGCGCACGGTCCGACGAGCACGACGGCGCGGCTCGCGCCGCGCGCACGCCCCGGTCACCACGCGAACCACCGACACGCTCGCGCTGGCGCGTCGGCTGCGCTCGTCGGACGACCGCCCCTCGCCCGTCACCACCGAGGCACCCGTCCCGCCGCCGGTGCGCGGAACAGCCGAGCCGGCCGACGCGTTGGCACTCCTGCGCGAGGCCGCCGCGGACCGGACCGCCGTGTGGGTCGAGCTCGTGGGCGCCGCGGGCCAGCCCGAGCGTCGGCTGCTGCGGCCGCTGCGCGTCGAGGGCGGACGGCTGCGTGCGGCCGACCCCGTCCGCGAGGCGGAGCTCACCGTCGTGGTGCACCGCATCGTCTCGGTCTCGCGCGCCGAGGACCCGACAACGGAGGACCTGTGA
- a CDS encoding DNA repair helicase XPB: MTGPLIVQSDKTLLLEVDHDQAEACRRAIAPFAELERAPEHVHTYRLTPLGLWNARAAGHDAEQVVDVLLEYSRYPVPHALLVDVAETMARYGRLQLVQDPAHGLVLHALDAAVLAEVMRSKRTAGLLGARVGDLDVVVHPSERGHLKQVLLKLGWPAEDLAGYVDGEAHPIALDTDGWSMRPYQQQAVDGFFHGGSGVVVLPCGAGKTIVGAGAMAKSSTTTLILVTNTVSARQWRDELVRRTSLTEDEIGEYSGARKEIRPVTIATYQVLTTRRKGVYTHLELLDARDWGLVVYDEVHLLPAPIFRMTADLQARRRLGLTATLVREDGREDEVFSLIGPKRFDAPWKDIEAQGYIAPAECVEVRLTLPDGDRMAYATAEPEEKYRLAATATGKNRVVEKLVARHEGEPTLVIGQYLDQLHELAEHLDADLITGETTVRERQRLFDAFRTGEISKLVVSKVANFSIDLPEASVAIQVSGSFGSRQEEAQRLGRIMRPKATGRTAHFYTVVARDTVDQEFAAHRQRFLAEQGYAYSITDAEDL, translated from the coding sequence GTGACCGGACCCCTGATCGTGCAGAGCGACAAGACGCTGCTGCTCGAGGTCGACCACGACCAGGCGGAGGCCTGCCGCCGCGCGATCGCGCCGTTCGCCGAGCTCGAGCGCGCGCCGGAGCACGTCCACACCTACCGGCTCACGCCGCTGGGGCTGTGGAACGCCCGCGCCGCGGGGCACGACGCCGAGCAGGTCGTCGACGTGCTGCTCGAGTACAGCCGCTACCCCGTGCCGCACGCGCTGCTGGTCGACGTCGCGGAGACCATGGCCCGGTACGGCCGGCTGCAGCTGGTCCAGGACCCCGCCCACGGCCTGGTGCTGCACGCGCTCGACGCCGCAGTGCTCGCCGAGGTCATGCGCTCCAAGCGGACCGCCGGACTGCTGGGCGCGCGCGTGGGTGACCTCGACGTCGTCGTGCACCCGTCCGAGCGCGGGCACCTCAAGCAGGTCCTGCTCAAGCTCGGCTGGCCCGCGGAGGACCTGGCCGGCTACGTCGACGGCGAGGCGCACCCCATCGCGCTGGACACCGACGGCTGGTCCATGCGGCCCTACCAGCAGCAGGCGGTGGACGGGTTCTTCCACGGCGGGTCCGGCGTGGTGGTCCTGCCCTGCGGCGCGGGCAAGACGATCGTCGGCGCCGGGGCGATGGCGAAGTCCTCCACGACGACGCTGATCCTGGTCACCAACACGGTGTCCGCCCGGCAGTGGCGCGACGAGCTGGTGCGCCGCACGTCGCTGACCGAGGACGAGATCGGCGAGTACTCCGGTGCGCGCAAGGAGATCCGGCCGGTCACCATCGCCACCTACCAGGTGCTCACCACCCGGCGGAAGGGCGTCTACACGCACCTCGAGCTGCTCGACGCCCGCGACTGGGGGCTCGTCGTGTACGACGAGGTGCACCTGCTGCCCGCACCCATCTTCCGGATGACGGCGGACCTGCAGGCGCGTCGGCGGCTGGGCCTGACCGCGACGCTGGTGCGCGAGGACGGGCGGGAGGACGAGGTGTTCTCGCTCATCGGCCCCAAGCGGTTCGACGCGCCGTGGAAGGACATCGAGGCGCAGGGCTACATCGCGCCCGCGGAGTGCGTCGAGGTCCGCCTGACCCTGCCCGACGGCGACCGCATGGCGTACGCGACCGCCGAGCCGGAGGAGAAGTACCGGCTCGCGGCGACGGCGACCGGCAAGAACCGGGTGGTCGAGAAGCTCGTCGCGCGGCACGAGGGCGAGCCGACGCTGGTGATCGGCCAGTACCTCGACCAGCTCCACGAGCTCGCCGAGCACCTGGACGCCGACCTCATCACCGGGGAGACGACCGTCCGCGAGCGGCAGCGCCTGTTCGACGCGTTCCGCACGGGCGAGATCTCGAAGCTCGTCGTCTCCAAGGTCGCGAACTTCTCGATCGACCTGCCCGAGGCGTCCGTCGCGATCCAGGTCTCGGGCTCGTTCGGCTCGCGGCAGGAGGAGGCGCAGCGCCTCGGCCGCATCATGCGCCCCAAGGCGACCGGGCGGACGGCGCACTTCTACACGGTCGTCGCCCGGGACACGGTCGACCAGGAGTTCGCGGCCCACCGCCAGCGCTTCCTGGCGGAGCAGGGCTACGCCTACTCGATCACGGACGCCGAGGACCTCTAG
- a CDS encoding Ig-like domain-containing protein gives MRLVPSLLATRPRVAAAVTIALVGLAVAAPPASAVPVPSPPALTGPSAAVPVGSPVAFTAVCAAVPDVDPAEVRLRWDSSDDISVFGTPEPTSSSASGTTFQFTHTFVHATSSGFVEAQCLYPDGDGRTVYSYWGLTEFPVLAAVDATTTTTLTLGTPTSSGDLTGSVSVAPTSGAGTPTGTVTIAVDGHDEQTLLISAGSIPFTLTGLSAGSHTVTATYSGAEGFASSTDTRTVVVKAAVSVSLAFPWLVYSGVDTTLEVMVVSSIGGETPTGTVELRHGEGAVLGTVALVDGFASLTLAPTTDLHDVVAVYSGDATYADGTSARHDLVVREIPTPTVTVEAPTTATTAGLTATVTVTGEEVGIAARSAGPEGDVQLIIHEVGKAPVSVTNGTLVDGRVTVTTGTLPPGTYRLLAHYSGAPGSMFHQADSADQPLVVAGPVPPTPTPDPEPTPDPEPTPDPEPTPDPEPTPEPADPRVELSDDTVVAGSPVTVVARGFEAGETVTFALRAPQVELGDATASTAGVATARVVLPADLPAGEHVVVATGATSGRVARVTVTVTAAAPDETGAPDETGEPDDETTTDDAVSDEGATDDELAATGAASRDLVGLVALLLVGGAVLVAAPRLRRPRD, from the coding sequence GTGCGCCTCGTCCCCTCCCTGCTCGCGACGCGTCCCCGCGTCGCCGCAGCCGTCACCATCGCCCTGGTCGGGCTGGCCGTCGCCGCACCCCCGGCGAGTGCCGTGCCCGTGCCCTCGCCGCCCGCGCTGACGGGTCCGTCCGCGGCTGTGCCGGTGGGCTCCCCGGTCGCCTTCACCGCGGTCTGCGCGGCGGTGCCGGACGTCGACCCGGCCGAGGTCCGCCTCCGGTGGGACTCGTCCGACGACATCAGCGTCTTCGGCACTCCCGAGCCGACGTCCTCGTCCGCCAGCGGCACGACGTTCCAGTTCACGCACACCTTCGTGCACGCGACGAGCAGCGGCTTCGTCGAGGCGCAGTGCCTCTACCCGGACGGCGACGGCCGGACCGTCTACTCGTACTGGGGCCTGACCGAGTTCCCGGTGCTCGCCGCGGTCGACGCCACGACGACCACGACGCTCACGCTCGGCACGCCGACGTCCTCCGGTGACCTCACCGGCTCGGTCTCCGTCGCGCCCACCAGCGGTGCGGGCACGCCGACCGGGACCGTGACGATCGCGGTCGACGGCCACGACGAGCAGACGCTCCTGATCTCGGCGGGGTCGATCCCCTTCACCCTCACCGGCCTGTCCGCGGGCAGCCACACCGTCACCGCCACGTACTCGGGCGCCGAGGGCTTCGCGTCCTCGACCGACACGCGCACGGTCGTCGTCAAGGCGGCGGTGTCGGTCAGCCTGGCCTTCCCGTGGCTGGTGTACTCCGGCGTCGACACGACGCTCGAGGTGATGGTGGTGAGCAGCATCGGCGGCGAGACCCCGACCGGCACCGTGGAGCTCCGCCACGGCGAGGGCGCCGTCCTCGGCACCGTCGCGCTCGTGGACGGCTTCGCCTCGCTCACGCTCGCGCCGACGACGGACCTCCACGACGTCGTCGCCGTGTACTCCGGCGACGCGACGTACGCCGACGGCACGTCGGCGCGCCATGACCTCGTGGTGCGGGAGATCCCGACGCCGACCGTCACGGTCGAGGCACCGACGACCGCGACGACCGCGGGCCTCACCGCGACCGTCACGGTCACGGGCGAGGAGGTCGGCATCGCCGCGCGGAGCGCCGGCCCCGAGGGCGACGTGCAGCTGATCATCCACGAGGTCGGCAAGGCGCCCGTCTCGGTCACCAACGGCACGCTCGTCGACGGCAGGGTCACCGTCACGACGGGCACGCTCCCGCCGGGCACCTACCGCCTCCTGGCCCACTACTCCGGCGCGCCCGGCAGCATGTTCCACCAGGCCGACTCGGCCGACCAGCCGCTCGTCGTCGCCGGGCCCGTGCCGCCGACCCCGACGCCGGACCCCGAGCCGACCCCCGACCCGGAGCCGACGCCCGACCCGGAGCCCACCCCGGACCCCGAGCCGACGCCCGAGCCCGCCGACCCGCGCGTCGAGCTCTCCGACGACACCGTGGTGGCCGGCTCGCCGGTCACGGTCGTCGCCCGCGGCTTCGAGGCCGGCGAGACCGTGACGTTCGCCCTGCGTGCGCCCCAGGTCGAGCTCGGCGACGCCACCGCGAGCACGGCGGGCGTGGCCACGGCCCGCGTCGTCCTGCCCGCCGACCTGCCGGCCGGCGAGCACGTCGTCGTCGCGACCGGTGCCACGTCCGGCCGCGTCGCCCGGGTGACGGTCACCGTCACCGCGGCCGCACCCGACGAGACCGGCGCGCCCGACGAGACCGGCGAGCCCGACGACGAGACCACGACCGACGACGCGGTCTCCGACGAGGGCGCCACGGACGACGAGCTGGCCGCGACCGGTGCGGCGAGCCGTGACCTCGTCGGCCTGGTCGCGCTGCTGCTCGTCGGCGGCGCCGTCCTGGTCGCAGCACCGCGCCTGCGCCGGCCGCGCGACTGA
- a CDS encoding M15 family metallopeptidase: MSSVAAITQRMAEIQSLVAPLDARPASSASALGTATLAAGPATGAAATFDQVLATQTAGAQAASTARNADGVPVDLARYGNGRIPTSALGTVDGTSWQMWAPAADGLSQLLAAARRDGVSIGINDAYRSYDEQVDMVRRKGLYSQGGLAAEPGTSQHGWGLAADLQLDGRATAWMQANAERFGFERTLSREPWHWEYTG; this comes from the coding sequence GTGTCGTCAGTCGCCGCGATCACGCAGCGGATGGCCGAGATTCAGTCGCTGGTCGCGCCGCTCGACGCGCGCCCGGCGTCGTCGGCGTCCGCCCTCGGCACCGCGACCCTCGCGGCCGGGCCGGCCACGGGCGCGGCCGCCACGTTCGACCAGGTGCTCGCCACGCAGACCGCCGGTGCGCAGGCGGCCTCCACCGCGCGCAACGCCGACGGCGTCCCGGTCGACCTGGCGCGCTACGGCAACGGCCGCATCCCGACGAGCGCGCTCGGCACCGTCGACGGCACGTCCTGGCAGATGTGGGCACCCGCGGCGGACGGCCTGTCCCAGCTCCTGGCCGCCGCGCGGCGCGACGGCGTCAGCATCGGCATCAACGACGCGTACCGCTCCTACGACGAGCAGGTCGACATGGTCCGCCGCAAGGGCCTGTACTCGCAGGGCGGCCTGGCCGCGGAGCCCGGCACCAGCCAGCACGGCTGGGGCCTGGCCGCGGACCTCCAGCTCGACGGCCGCGCCACGGCGTGGATGCAGGCCAACGCCGAGCGGTTCGGGTTCGAGCGCACGCTGTCCCGCGAGCCGTGGCACTGGGAGTACACGGGCTGA
- a CDS encoding APC family permease, whose translation MQLRRALGLRDAVVIGLGSMLGAGVFAVFAPAAAAAGTGLLVGLALAAVVAYANATSTAQLAAQLPTSGGAYAYGRTVLGPWWGYAAGWSFLVGKTASCAAMALTAATYLVPEPWQRPAAAAAVVVLVLVADRGVTRTALVASALLLVVLVVLGLVVSAGASAGAPGRLTGGPPTSVRGVLESAGLLFFAFAGYARVATLGEEVREPARVIPRAIQLALGGAVLVYLAVGLAVLTTIGPAGAAASASPLADVVDAAGWSWAVPVVGVGAGAASLGALLALVAGIGRTSLAMARAGDLPRGLARVDPAAHVPARAQRVLGLVVVTLVLTTDLTGAIGFSSFGVLTYYLVANLAAWRQEPEQRRRPRWLPALGVAGCAVLALTLPPSAVVAGAAVLLVGLLGRLVVVRRRAAGGPA comes from the coding sequence ATGCAGCTGCGCCGCGCCCTGGGCCTGCGTGACGCGGTCGTGATCGGGCTGGGATCGATGCTCGGCGCCGGGGTGTTCGCCGTGTTCGCGCCCGCCGCCGCGGCGGCGGGCACCGGCCTGCTCGTCGGGCTCGCGCTGGCTGCCGTGGTCGCGTACGCGAACGCGACCTCCACCGCGCAGCTCGCCGCGCAGCTGCCGACGTCGGGCGGCGCCTACGCGTACGGGCGCACGGTCCTGGGCCCCTGGTGGGGGTACGCGGCCGGCTGGTCCTTCCTGGTCGGCAAGACCGCGAGCTGCGCGGCGATGGCGCTGACCGCGGCGACCTACCTGGTCCCCGAGCCGTGGCAGCGGCCCGCGGCGGCCGCGGCGGTGGTCGTCCTGGTCCTCGTCGCCGACCGCGGCGTGACCCGCACGGCGCTCGTCGCGTCGGCGCTCCTGCTCGTCGTGCTCGTCGTCCTCGGTCTCGTGGTGTCGGCGGGCGCGTCCGCCGGCGCACCGGGGCGCCTCACCGGAGGCCCTCCGACGAGCGTGCGCGGGGTGCTCGAGTCGGCCGGGCTGCTCTTCTTCGCGTTCGCCGGCTACGCGCGGGTCGCGACGCTCGGCGAGGAGGTCCGGGAGCCGGCCCGCGTCATCCCGCGCGCGATCCAGCTCGCGCTGGGCGGCGCCGTGCTGGTCTACCTGGCCGTCGGGCTCGCCGTCCTGACGACGATCGGGCCGGCGGGCGCGGCGGCCTCGGCGTCACCGCTCGCCGACGTCGTCGACGCCGCCGGCTGGTCGTGGGCGGTGCCCGTCGTCGGCGTCGGCGCCGGGGCGGCCTCGCTCGGTGCGCTCCTCGCGCTGGTCGCCGGGATCGGCCGCACCTCGCTCGCCATGGCGCGTGCGGGCGACCTCCCGCGCGGCCTCGCGCGGGTCGACCCCGCGGCCCACGTCCCGGCCCGCGCCCAGCGGGTGCTCGGGCTCGTCGTCGTGACGCTGGTGCTGACGACGGACCTGACGGGCGCGATCGGGTTCTCGTCGTTCGGTGTGCTGACCTACTACCTGGTCGCCAACCTGGCAGCCTGGCGGCAGGAGCCGGAGCAGCGGCGCCGGCCGCGGTGGCTCCCGGCGCTGGGCGTCGCGGGGTGCGCGGTGCTGGCGCTCACCCTGCCGCCGTCCGCGGTCGTGGCGGGTGCCGCCGTGCTGCTGGTCGGGCTGCTGGGACGGCTCGTCGTGGTGCGGCGCCGAGCCGCGGGCGGACCCGCGTGA